In Streptobacillus felis, one genomic interval encodes:
- a CDS encoding DNA cytosine methyltransferase codes for MKRQVIDLFSGVGGLSKGFFDSGFEIVLANEVDYFIANSYKKNHPKVKMINEDISKLDIDDVFNEYKNIDVIVGGPPCQGFSQKGKRKIMDDPRNYLFKYFFEAVSVVRLKYFVLENVPNILTANNGHFKYEIYSLCSSNGYTL; via the coding sequence ATGAAAAGACAAGTTATTGATTTGTTTTCTGGAGTTGGTGGACTATCTAAAGGATTTTTCGACTCAGGATTTGAAATTGTTTTAGCAAATGAAGTTGACTATTTTATAGCTAATTCTTATAAAAAAAATCATCCTAAAGTGAAAATGATTAATGAAGATATTTCAAAATTAGATATTGATGATGTTTTTAATGAGTATAAAAATATAGACGTAATTGTTGGGGGACCACCTTGTCAAGGATTTTCTCAAAAAGGGAAAAGAAAAATAATGGATGATCCACGTAATTATTTATTTAAATATTTTTTTGAGGCAGTTAGTGTTGTTAGACTGAAGTATTTTGTGCTAGAAAATGTACCCAACATATTAACTGCAAATAACGGACATTTTAAATACGAAATTTATAGCTTATGTTCCAGTAATGGTTACACGTTATGA